The following proteins come from a genomic window of Rhodospirillales bacterium:
- the boxB gene encoding benzoyl-CoA 2,3-epoxidase subunit BoxB — protein MSEINFQERIPNNVGLGDNRVLQRALEHWQPHFLNWWKELGPEGFQAADVYLRTATSVDAKGWATYGQTKMPDYRWGIFLADQEPDRTIGFGDHMGEAVWQEVPGEHRAALRNLIVTQGDTEPASVEQQRMLGQTCPSLYDLRNLFQVNVEEARHLWAMVYLLHAYFGRNGREEAEELLHRRSGDVNHPRILTTFNEPVEDWLSFFMFTYFTDRDGKYQLKSLAESAFDPLARTTRFMLTEEAHHMFVGDTGISRVIRRTLEVMKELNTEDPVLLRQHGVVDLPLVQRYVNFWFSSSLDLFGAERSSNAATYFATGLKGRPDEGSYEDHVCTDTSITLQVPAAAGGIEDETVPTRNAMNEIVRQSYVKDCGIGVSRWNRMIKKSGVDFEIRLPSSRFRRAIGPWAGVPTNPDGQRIDAEAFGRHIGGWLPSVADRTYVKSLMQQVTEPGKMAAWIAPPDRGINSMPVEYEYVKLH, from the coding sequence ATGTCTGAGATCAACTTTCAGGAGCGGATCCCCAACAACGTCGGGCTCGGCGACAACCGCGTCCTGCAGCGCGCGCTCGAGCACTGGCAGCCGCACTTCCTGAACTGGTGGAAGGAGCTTGGACCCGAAGGATTTCAGGCCGCCGACGTTTACCTGCGGACGGCGACCTCGGTGGACGCCAAGGGTTGGGCGACGTACGGCCAAACCAAGATGCCGGATTACCGATGGGGGATCTTCCTTGCCGACCAGGAGCCCGACCGCACCATCGGGTTCGGCGACCACATGGGCGAGGCCGTGTGGCAGGAAGTGCCGGGCGAACATCGCGCGGCGCTTCGCAATCTCATCGTCACCCAGGGGGATACGGAGCCGGCGTCCGTCGAGCAGCAGCGCATGCTGGGGCAGACCTGCCCGTCGTTGTACGACCTCCGCAACCTGTTCCAGGTCAACGTCGAGGAGGCCCGTCACCTGTGGGCGATGGTTTATCTTCTGCACGCCTACTTCGGCCGCAACGGCCGCGAGGAAGCGGAGGAGTTGCTGCATCGGCGCTCCGGCGACGTCAACCATCCGCGCATTCTCACGACGTTCAATGAGCCGGTGGAAGACTGGCTGTCGTTCTTCATGTTTACCTATTTCACCGACCGCGACGGCAAGTACCAGCTCAAGAGCCTCGCCGAATCTGCGTTCGATCCGCTGGCGCGGACCACCCGCTTCATGCTGACCGAGGAAGCGCATCACATGTTCGTCGGCGATACCGGGATTAGCCGCGTCATTCGCCGCACGCTGGAGGTGATGAAGGAGCTGAATACGGAAGATCCGGTGCTGTTGCGTCAGCACGGGGTGGTCGATCTGCCGCTGGTCCAGCGCTACGTGAATTTCTGGTTCTCCTCCAGCCTCGATCTGTTCGGGGCGGAGCGCTCGTCCAACGCCGCGACCTACTTCGCGACTGGCCTCAAGGGGCGCCCCGACGAGGGCTCGTATGAGGACCACGTGTGCACGGACACCAGCATCACGCTACAGGTGCCGGCCGCCGCCGGCGGCATCGAAGACGAAACGGTGCCGACCCGCAACGCCATGAACGAGATCGTCCGGCAGAGTTACGTGAAGGACTGCGGGATCGGCGTCAGTCGCTGGAACCGCATGATCAAGAAATCGGGGGTCGATTTCGAGATCCGGCTTCCGAGCTCTCGTTTCCGGCGCGCCATCGGGCCGTGGGCCGGCGTTCCGACGAATCCTGACGGCCAGCGCATCGACGCGGAGGCATTCGGGCGGCACATCGGCGGCTGGCTGCCCTCCGTTGCCGACCGCACGTACGTCAAGAGCCTGATGCAACAGGTGACGGAACCCGGCAAGATGGCGGCATGGATCGCGCCTCCCGACCGCGGCATCAACAGCATGCCGGTCGAGTATGAATATGTGAAGCTGCACTAG
- a CDS encoding DUF4863 family protein, protein MSAALKVAIIGSGPSGCYVAERLLRQRKGAIEVDVFDRLPTPFGLVRGGVAPDHQSTKAIARVLGRAIAQDGCRFFGNVHVGRDLSLDQLRSAYDAVVLAVGAPRDRRLRIAGEDLAGVFGSSAFVGWYNGHPDYADLAPALDRVRQVVIIGNGNVAVDVARVLARCGSEMDRSDIDPEVEAAIAAAPLHQILIAGRRGAADVRFTPVELAELGDLQQAAVVVSEAQVMGTEAADNPSTAVLREFAARPAQPRPITIAFGFRLVPEAFLGDEAGRLRGVRFRREQGVLEVPAELVVTCVGYEAVACDTLFPEHGAFSNDAGRVDDGLYVVGWAGRGASGTIATNRPESHALADRILAEVTPAGRPGRAGVTTWLQGTAVVDFGGWQRIEAAETARAGSGRPRRKFTSMNDLVAVAEVGSPQSKSAREGTRMNLEQFKTLMKPITDAVSGRALDASLVDTLNREVPADGPAFKAIENGCHEAIAAGWMCTQGGPGRRFGRVIEAGPETHGLSVDVVHLQDVVGPHHRHPTGEICMIMPVTATAKFDGCGRGWMVNEPDSAHHPTVTEGEALVLYLLPDGKIEFTR, encoded by the coding sequence ATGTCCGCTGCTCTGAAGGTAGCCATAATCGGCAGCGGTCCCTCCGGCTGCTACGTGGCCGAGCGGCTGCTGCGCCAGCGCAAAGGCGCCATCGAGGTCGACGTCTTCGACCGACTGCCGACGCCGTTCGGCCTCGTGCGCGGCGGTGTCGCTCCCGATCATCAAAGTACCAAGGCGATCGCCCGCGTGCTCGGCCGCGCCATCGCCCAGGATGGCTGCCGCTTCTTCGGCAATGTGCACGTCGGGCGAGACCTCAGCCTGGACCAGCTCCGCAGCGCGTACGATGCCGTCGTGCTTGCCGTCGGCGCCCCGCGGGATCGCCGGCTCAGGATCGCGGGCGAGGATCTGGCCGGCGTGTTCGGCTCGTCGGCGTTCGTCGGGTGGTACAACGGGCATCCGGACTACGCCGACCTTGCCCCGGCGCTGGATCGGGTGCGGCAGGTGGTCATCATCGGCAACGGCAACGTTGCCGTCGACGTCGCGCGCGTCCTCGCCCGCTGCGGCAGCGAGATGGACCGGTCCGACATCGACCCGGAGGTCGAGGCCGCCATCGCCGCCGCGCCGCTCCACCAGATCCTGATCGCCGGCCGGCGTGGTGCCGCCGACGTGCGGTTTACGCCGGTGGAGCTCGCAGAGCTCGGCGACCTGCAACAGGCCGCAGTCGTGGTGAGCGAAGCTCAGGTCATGGGAACGGAGGCCGCCGACAACCCCTCTACCGCGGTGCTCCGGGAATTTGCGGCGCGGCCGGCGCAACCGCGCCCGATTACCATCGCGTTCGGTTTCCGGTTGGTGCCGGAAGCTTTTCTTGGCGACGAAGCCGGAAGGCTCCGCGGCGTCCGCTTTCGCCGCGAGCAGGGCGTGCTGGAGGTGCCGGCTGAGCTGGTGGTAACCTGTGTCGGGTATGAAGCCGTCGCCTGCGATACCCTCTTCCCGGAACATGGGGCGTTCAGCAATGACGCCGGGCGCGTCGACGACGGTCTTTACGTGGTCGGCTGGGCCGGCAGAGGCGCCTCGGGGACGATCGCCACCAACCGGCCTGAAAGCCACGCCCTCGCCGACCGCATCCTTGCCGAGGTGACGCCAGCCGGGAGACCCGGTCGCGCCGGCGTGACGACATGGCTGCAGGGCACCGCCGTTGTCGATTTCGGCGGGTGGCAACGCATAGAGGCGGCCGAGACGGCCCGCGCCGGCTCCGGCCGGCCCAGGCGCAAGTTCACATCCATGAATGATCTGGTTGCGGTGGCAGAGGTTGGATCGCCGCAGTCGAAATCAGCACGGGAGGGAACCCGCATGAACTTGGAGCAGTTCAAAACCCTGATGAAGCCGATCACCGATGCGGTCTCCGGCCGAGCGCTGGATGCGTCCCTGGTGGACACGCTGAACCGGGAGGTGCCGGCCGATGGGCCGGCCTTTAAGGCGATCGAGAACGGGTGTCATGAGGCCATCGCCGCCGGGTGGATGTGCACCCAGGGCGGACCCGGCCGCCGGTTCGGGAGAGTCATCGAAGCGGGGCCGGAAACCCATGGCCTCAGCGTCGATGTGGTCCACCTGCAGGATGTCGTCGGCCCTCATCATCGCCACCCGACCGGGGAGATCTGCATGATCATGCCGGTCACGGCGACGGCGAAGTTCGACGGCTGCGGCCGCGGCTGGATGGTGAACGAGCCCGACAGCGCCCACCATCCGACAGTGACCGAAGGCGAGGCCCTGGTGCTCTATCTGCTGCCCGACGGCAAGATCGAGTTTACCCGCTGA
- the tgt gene encoding tRNA guanosine(34) transglycosylase Tgt — protein sequence MSRFAFEVLASEGAARCGRLATAHGSVDTPAFMPVGTAATVKAMTPDMVIAAGAQIILANTYHLMLRPGAERIERLGGLHRFMNWAGPILTDSGGFQVMSLAGLRQITEEGVLFRSHIDGSRHHLTPRTAVQIQHQLDATITMVLDECTPFPCDEAVSAEAMRRSMRWAERCKGAYIKRPGYGLFGIVQGSVYTDQRAESAAALTAIGFDGYAIGGLAVGEGQATTFRITDATVPQLPADKPRYLMGVGKPDDVVGAVMRGVDMFDCVLPTRSGRTGQAFTRRGPISIENARHADDPRPLDEDCRCPACRSYSRAYLCHLHRSKEILGAILLTAHNLTYYQDLMAGLREAIAAGCLEAFAAAFAERYTGGDVASLAAPEVSG from the coding sequence ATGAGCCGGTTCGCTTTCGAGGTACTGGCGAGCGAAGGCGCCGCCCGGTGCGGCCGACTTGCGACGGCGCATGGAAGCGTCGACACCCCGGCGTTCATGCCGGTCGGTACCGCCGCCACCGTCAAGGCGATGACGCCGGACATGGTGATCGCGGCCGGCGCGCAAATCATCCTCGCCAACACCTACCACCTCATGCTGCGGCCCGGGGCCGAGCGCATCGAGCGCCTCGGCGGGCTGCATCGGTTCATGAACTGGGCCGGGCCGATCCTCACCGACTCGGGCGGCTTCCAGGTGATGTCGCTAGCGGGTCTGCGCCAGATTACCGAAGAGGGGGTGCTGTTTCGCTCCCACATCGATGGCAGTCGCCACCATTTGACGCCGCGTACCGCAGTGCAGATCCAGCACCAGCTCGACGCCACGATCACCATGGTGCTCGACGAGTGCACGCCGTTCCCCTGCGACGAAGCCGTTTCGGCGGAGGCGATGCGCCGCTCCATGCGCTGGGCCGAGCGCTGCAAGGGCGCTTATATCAAGCGGCCCGGCTACGGCCTGTTCGGCATCGTCCAGGGCAGCGTCTACACCGACCAGCGCGCCGAGTCGGCAGCGGCGCTGACCGCCATCGGCTTCGACGGCTACGCCATCGGCGGGCTGGCGGTCGGCGAGGGGCAGGCGACCACGTTCCGCATCACCGACGCGACCGTGCCGCAACTCCCCGCGGACAAGCCCCGCTACCTGATGGGCGTCGGCAAGCCGGACGACGTGGTGGGGGCAGTTATGCGCGGGGTGGACATGTTCGATTGCGTGCTGCCGACCCGCTCCGGCCGCACCGGCCAAGCCTTCACCCGCCGCGGTCCGATCAGCATCGAGAATGCCCGCCATGCCGACGATCCACGTCCCCTCGACGAAGACTGTCGCTGCCCGGCCTGCCGCTCCTACAGCCGCGCCTACCTGTGCCATCTGCATCGCAGCAAGGAGATCCTGGGCGCGATCCTGCTCACCGCCCACAACCTCACCTACTATCAGGACCTGATGGCGGGCCTCCGCGAAGCGATCGCCGCGGGTTGTCTTGAAGCTTTCGCCGCCGCGTTCGCAGAGCGCTACACGGGCGGCGACGTGGCGTCGCTCGCCGCACCGGAGGTCAGCGGGTAA
- a CDS encoding antibiotic biosynthesis monooxygenase has product MHVTMVKVSIKPERVEDFISATRANHEGSVREPGNRRFDILQDTGDPTAFILYEAYVSPEDAAAHKETAHYLTWRDAVDGMMAEPRQGIPYKCLFPRD; this is encoded by the coding sequence ATGCATGTCACCATGGTCAAGGTGTCCATCAAGCCGGAGCGGGTGGAAGACTTCATCTCTGCCACTCGCGCCAATCACGAGGGCTCGGTGCGGGAGCCTGGCAACCGTCGGTTCGACATCCTCCAGGACACCGGCGACCCGACCGCCTTCATTCTTTACGAGGCGTATGTGTCCCCCGAGGACGCAGCCGCTCACAAGGAAACCGCACACTACCTGACCTGGCGTGACGCCGTCGATGGCATGATGGCCGAGCCGCGCCAGGGCATTCCATACAAGTGCCTTTTCCCGAGGGATTGA
- a CDS encoding iron-containing alcohol dehydrogenase has product MPIAPFSIARLPRIVFGAGTIATAPKEVRAFGDRALVVTGARSFRASPRWPLLLEGLADEGVAWFDIAVEGEPTPDIVDQAVAEFSESGIDVVVGIGGGSALDAAKAIAGMLPHGRSVVDHLEGLGIERPYTGPAVPFIAVPTTAGTGSEATKNAVLSRQGSDGFKKSFRDEALVARVAIVDPELLATCSRPVIAANGMDAFTQLLEAYVSSNANVMTDALAWSGLEAFCEGFFAAWEGDDLFAAMAGRSRTAYASLVSGICLAQTGLGAVHGLASPLGAYFPIPHGACCGTLVAEASAINIAALRERDTNNPALIKYARAGALMSGAARSGLDGKLQALVDTLREWTERLCLPRLGGFGMTEGDFARVVAGSRGSSMKTNPVVLTDDEIREILARRL; this is encoded by the coding sequence CTGCCGATCGCGCCATTCTCCATCGCACGCCTGCCGCGCATCGTGTTCGGGGCCGGGACCATCGCAACCGCGCCGAAGGAGGTGCGGGCATTCGGTGATCGGGCGCTGGTCGTAACGGGCGCCCGCTCGTTCCGGGCGTCGCCGCGCTGGCCGCTGCTGCTGGAGGGACTGGCGGACGAGGGCGTTGCCTGGTTCGATATCGCGGTCGAAGGTGAGCCGACGCCGGACATCGTCGACCAGGCCGTGGCGGAATTCAGTGAAAGCGGCATCGACGTTGTGGTCGGGATCGGCGGCGGCAGCGCCCTTGACGCCGCCAAGGCGATCGCCGGGATGCTTCCGCACGGCCGGTCGGTTGTCGACCATCTCGAAGGGCTGGGGATCGAGCGGCCCTACACCGGCCCGGCGGTGCCGTTCATCGCCGTGCCGACCACCGCCGGCACCGGCAGTGAAGCGACCAAGAACGCGGTACTCAGCCGCCAGGGGTCCGACGGGTTCAAGAAATCGTTCCGGGACGAAGCGCTGGTCGCGCGTGTCGCCATCGTCGATCCGGAGTTGCTCGCCACCTGCTCGAGACCGGTCATCGCCGCCAACGGCATGGATGCCTTTACCCAGTTGCTGGAGGCGTATGTTTCCAGCAACGCCAATGTGATGACGGATGCCCTCGCCTGGTCCGGGCTGGAAGCGTTCTGCGAGGGCTTCTTCGCCGCCTGGGAAGGAGACGACCTGTTCGCGGCGATGGCGGGCCGGTCGCGCACCGCCTATGCGTCTCTCGTCTCTGGAATTTGCCTTGCGCAGACCGGGCTGGGAGCGGTCCACGGACTCGCATCGCCGCTCGGCGCCTATTTCCCGATCCCGCACGGGGCCTGTTGCGGCACTCTTGTGGCGGAGGCAAGCGCCATCAACATCGCCGCGCTGAGAGAGCGCGACACCAACAATCCAGCCTTGATCAAGTACGCCCGCGCCGGCGCGCTGATGTCGGGCGCAGCGAGGAGCGGGCTCGACGGGAAATTGCAGGCTCTCGTCGACACCTTGCGAGAGTGGACGGAGCGCCTCTGCCTGCCCCGGCTCGGCGGCTTCGGCATGACCGAAGGCGATTTCGCGAGGGTCGTTGCCGGCAGTCGCGGCAGCTCGATGAAGACCAACCCGGTGGTGCTCACGGATGATGAAATCCGCGAAATCCTCGCGCGCCGACTGTAA
- a CDS encoding TAXI family TRAP transporter solute-binding subunit gives MQARRLGRGIKFGAMLAAALTVSLALAQEITFLRIGTGDTGGSYFPIGGMIANAISNPPGSLDCGMGGSCGVPGLIATAVATKGSVSNAAAVASGKLDLALIQADVAYNAYVGKGMFAGEAMPNLNAVGNLFPETLHVVVRRDSGLMTVADLKGLRVSLGAEGSGSLTTARLVLAASGVEEAALRASYEEVGPSADLLEAGKLDAFFVVGGVPISAVQHLAERVPIKLLSVMGHTASSIRKAHPSLGTEVIPAESYPGVGAVVTVKVGAQLIVAAEANADLVYGITMALWHPSTRKLLETGPPNGRQMQLHRALAGIAIPLHPGAARFYREVGFSLPTAASSTPD, from the coding sequence ATGCAGGCGCGCCGCCTGGGGAGAGGGATCAAGTTCGGCGCGATGCTGGCCGCCGCGCTGACGGTGTCGCTGGCCCTCGCGCAAGAGATCACCTTCCTCAGGATCGGTACCGGAGACACGGGTGGCAGCTACTTCCCGATCGGCGGCATGATCGCGAACGCGATCAGCAACCCGCCCGGGTCGCTGGATTGCGGGATGGGCGGAAGCTGCGGGGTTCCCGGCCTGATCGCAACCGCGGTCGCGACGAAAGGTTCGGTGAGCAACGCCGCCGCGGTGGCCTCCGGAAAGCTCGATCTGGCGCTGATCCAAGCCGATGTCGCGTACAACGCTTACGTCGGCAAGGGGATGTTCGCCGGCGAGGCGATGCCCAACCTGAACGCGGTCGGCAACCTGTTCCCGGAAACGCTGCATGTCGTCGTTCGTCGCGACTCCGGGCTGATGACGGTCGCCGACCTCAAGGGATTGCGCGTGTCGCTCGGGGCGGAGGGCTCCGGCAGCTTGACCACCGCCCGCTTGGTGCTGGCGGCCTCCGGCGTCGAAGAGGCCGCCTTGCGTGCTTCTTATGAAGAAGTTGGGCCGTCCGCCGATCTCCTCGAGGCCGGCAAGCTGGACGCCTTCTTCGTCGTCGGCGGGGTACCGATCAGCGCCGTCCAGCACCTCGCGGAACGCGTCCCGATCAAGCTGCTTTCGGTCATGGGTCACACCGCCAGTTCGATCCGCAAGGCGCATCCCTCCCTCGGCACCGAAGTGATACCGGCCGAGAGCTACCCGGGGGTCGGCGCAGTGGTGACGGTCAAGGTCGGTGCGCAGCTGATCGTGGCGGCGGAGGCGAACGCCGACTTGGTCTACGGGATCACGATGGCGTTATGGCACCCCTCCACGCGGAAACTGCTCGAAACGGGTCCTCCCAACGGCAGGCAAATGCAACTGCACAGGGCTCTCGCCGGCATCGCCATTCCGCTTCACCCCGGCGCCGCCCGCTTTTACCGGGAGGTCGGCTTCAGTTTGCCCACCGCCGCATCGTCAACACCCGATTGA
- a CDS encoding metal-dependent hydrolase — MATSIGHALLGLTVASGACGGRVCNRWLWYAFAVFAANAPDLDHLPGLLMNEPARYHRLATHSLLGLFVFAGIVFIAARWVTKQPLRATVVGAIAYGSHLALDMPWIPWLWPLSLDFVPIAWAPIAADIHASPGADALTLLGELFSVRNLMEIPKELAAYTPLLLATWWLFRRRPRPLSSPGPVGGPIRWPIVNRVLTMRRWAN; from the coding sequence GTGGCAACCTCGATCGGCCATGCCCTGTTGGGGCTGACAGTGGCGAGCGGCGCCTGCGGGGGCAGGGTCTGCAATCGTTGGCTATGGTACGCTTTCGCCGTGTTCGCCGCCAACGCCCCGGATCTGGACCACCTTCCCGGGCTGCTCATGAACGAGCCGGCGAGGTATCATCGCTTGGCCACCCATTCCCTGCTCGGGCTCTTCGTCTTCGCCGGCATCGTTTTCATCGCGGCGCGATGGGTCACGAAACAGCCCTTGCGCGCGACGGTCGTCGGCGCCATTGCGTATGGCAGTCACCTGGCGCTCGACATGCCGTGGATTCCCTGGCTCTGGCCACTGTCGCTGGACTTCGTGCCGATCGCCTGGGCGCCGATCGCCGCCGATATTCACGCCTCGCCCGGCGCCGACGCCCTGACGCTCCTCGGCGAGTTGTTCTCCGTCCGCAACCTCATGGAAATTCCCAAGGAGTTGGCCGCATACACGCCGCTGTTGCTGGCAACCTGGTGGCTGTTCAGGCGACGGCCGCGGCCGTTGTCTTCGCCCGGGCCAGTCGGCGGCCCCATCAGGTGGCCGATCGTCAATCGGGTGTTGACGATGCGGCGGTGGGCAAACTGA